In Bos indicus isolate NIAB-ARS_2022 breed Sahiwal x Tharparkar chromosome 2, NIAB-ARS_B.indTharparkar_mat_pri_1.0, whole genome shotgun sequence, a single genomic region encodes these proteins:
- the LOC109565764 gene encoding ras-related GTP-binding protein A-like — protein MPNTAMKKKVLLMGKSRSGKTSMRSIIFANYIACDTRRLGATINVEHSHVRFLGNLVLNLWDCGGQDTFMENYFTSQRDNIFRNVEVLIYVFDVESRELEKDMHYYQSCLEAILQNAPDAKIFCLVHKMDLVQEDQRDLIFKEREEDLRRLSRPLECACFRTSIWDETLYKAWSSIVYQLIPNVQQLEMNLGNFAQIIEADEVLLFERATFLVISHYQCKEQRDVHRLETISNIIQQFKLSCSKLAASVQSMEVRNSNFAAFIDIFTSNTYVMVVMSDPSIPSAATLINIRNARKHFEKLERVDGPKRSLLMR, from the coding sequence ATGCCAAATACAGCCATGAAGAAAAAGGTGCTGTTAATGGGGAAGAGCAGGTCGGGGAAGACCAGCATGAGGTCGATTATCTTTGCCAATTACATCGCTTGCGACACCCGGCGCCTGGGTGCCACCATTAATGTGGAGCACTCCCACGTCCGATTCCTGGGCAACCTAGTGTTGAATCTGTGGGACTGTGGCGGTCAGGACACCTTCATGGAAAATTACTTCACCAGCCAGCGAGACAACATCTTCCGTAATGTCGAGGTTCTGATTTATGTGTTCGACGTGGAGAGCCGCGAACTGGAAAAGGACATGCATTATTACCAGTCGTGTCTGGAGGCCATCCTCCAAAACGCTCCTGATGCCAAAATCTTCTGCTTGGTGCACAAGATGgatctggttcaggaagatcagCGTGACCTGATTTTTAAAGAGCGAGAGGAAGACCTGAGGCGTTTGTCTCGCCCGCTGGAGTGTGCTTGTTTTCGAACATCCATCTGGGATGAAACGCTCTACAAAGCCTGGTCCAGTATTGTCTATCAGCTGATTCCAAATGTCCAGCAGCTGGAGATGAATCTCGGGAATTTTGCCCAGATTATTGAGGCCGATGAAGTTCTGCTGTTCGAAAGAGCCACGTTCTTGGTCATCTCCCATTACCAGTGCAAAGAGCAGCGTGATGTCCACCGATTGGAGACGATCAGCAACATAATTCAGCAGTTCAAGCTGAGCTGCAGTAAATTGGCCGCTTCTGTCCAGAGCATGGAAGTTAGGAATTCTAACTTCGCTGCTTTCATCGACATCTTCACATCAAACACGTACGTGATGGTGGTTATGTCGGATCCGTCCATCCCTTCTGCGGCTACTCTGATCAACATTCGCAATGCCAGGAAACACTTTGAGAAGCTGGAGAGAGTGGATGGTCCCAAGCGCAGCCTCCTTATGCGTTGA